The Amphiura filiformis chromosome 6, Afil_fr2py, whole genome shotgun sequence genome segment ccgattgaaataattgttttggtttattaaagctaacgattaaaggtttctttgcataccaaaatatatttaatcaacttttcagaaataggagaaaaagagggtgcaatgtggggcctctttttttttgggacaccctgtagcttggATAAATCAAATTAATAAATCAAATCAACCAACTGAAGTTCCTTTTGTAGTCAAGACATTGTTTATTAAAAATAAGAATATTATGCCGTTGCGCCTTTTTTATTTTGTACTTAATGATTGTATAAATATTTtggatacagcctgtataagTCAAACCCGACAACAGTAGCAGGCTTATTACCCGGGCTTATTATCCATATGGGCCATAATAGAGATAATTATGGTCCTGAAGCATTGCACTTGGTATACAGTATAATCATACGGTCTTTAACAATGAGAGAAGTGGGTCAATGCCGCtcaaaatgaaaaaggaaagGATCTACGTAGGCCTACACGTAATCACCATATTACAGACCGGGGATAGACAGCTTTGATATATCATTTCTGGATTCAGCGTAAATCGTTATATAATTTCTGGAAGTATAGATCGTTCAAAATGAACTTATATCGTCAAAGCAAGTATGCAAATCACCTGTCGGCAGCCGACGATAGAAACAACGTCGGGAGCCGGTTTTCAACGAAGAGGTTACTTCGTCAACGGAACTTTAGAATCTGTGCTGTAACGGCATTGATAATAATGTTGATGCTTCCCGGCAATATCTACCTTTTAACTACAATTTGTAAGTGTTGAATGTATTATATAGACCTATTTACGCCGAATGTGCAGCCAGTATTATGGTATCAATTTTTTCATAATATGTTTTCGTCGTTGTGTAAGTGAAAAATTGAGATTGCGGATCATTTATAGgtcattaaaaaaatctacttcTTGGCCTTTTGTTATTTGCTTACCAGAATCCTCCCGATCACCTGTATAGCAAATGGGCGTAAAGATTTTAAACAAGTGAATCATGAAATCGGATCAAAATTCTTTAATACAGCAAGCCATAGGGAAGTTTGACTCCACCGATGGGGAAAAAGCAGGAAAATATTAAAACGAGCTCTTTTCAGTGAGTGAAAAACACGTTGACTATAGAATGACATGAAATATCTCCAAAATAAGGGACACGGTTGAACAACTCCAAACGCAATTAAGTGCAATACCTCTGACATCTGAACTCAATATCATTGTGCAGCATAACCTTGTACAACAataattacacaaaataatttcTTAAGTTCAATCACTCTAAAATGCAACTGTAACCAATGGTAACTTTAACTCCAAACACAACTCAAACTCTAAAATGCAACTCGAACtcaaactcaaaaaaaaaaaaaaaaaggaaacactCAAGAATTTCCAATTTGGGAAATTCTAGAAAAACAGGTTTTTCGTTTTTTCTCTCAGAACTGTTGACACCCTGGAAAGTTTTCTAATTAAAGTCAAGAGGTTTTTTTCTTATAAACTgttaaaaatatgaatgaattatgcCTATTGGTATATTTTGCGATGATATATATAgctgaccgaccgaccgaccctgtcTTTCACAAAGAATGCGAGGACAAGCAACTATTTTTTGGCTGACTGACTGCCTACTATTAAAACTTACTAACTAAACTAACTATATAACTATTCTAATTTCTCAAAGTGTACTTTATACTACACACAGTCATActgttatgacgctatttgctttccatagctaatttaaatatatatcgctccgcggcgtCCTCTCCTCAATTACCCCGGACTATTATTCTGGGCAGTTGTCAGCCAGCCATAGCCGGAGGATGAACTAAGAATATTTCGCTcatctattatattattgtgatcactttgttgatgagaaattaaagtttatttgtgaagttatattttgctctccgtttgtttctgttgagtctttccccgtctcagatggaagatctactagccatgtatttggtttaataaatagtaatcagataactggttagtggatcttcacatcaatTCTGAGTCATAATAATACTAATAGGTTTCTTCCCTACTTAAATTGCAATTTTTCTGCTGGGATTAAGGCAAGGCTGCTTGTTAAATCCAACATGGCGGCCaagttgaaatatttaaaaaatcaacacGGTCCGATCAATCTGATCCGTTCAATTAACTTCAAATTCTTCCTCTTATCATATTAAATTAAGGAACAAAATAGTCGTATATCTCGAGGATTAGTCCGGTTTCTAAACATGTTACGTAGAAGCCTGCCTGTTTTGGCGTCTTTAGGTCTTGTTTTGGATGGTTTTGTTTCTGAAGACAAAGTTCATACAAAGGTCAAAACTTAAAATAATTGCTCATGTTGTTACAGACCTCACCAAGTTCCTgaagtcacaaggattcagaaaagctATAGTTTTACCTATACATAATTACTGTCTTAATAATAAATTcaataattactgtcttcagtagatagtaataatacATTAAATAATTACTATTGTCAGGAGACTagcagatagcaataataaattacataaatgctgtcttcagtagatagcaatataatttaaataatgtctgtcttcagtaaataacaataacaattaaATAATTGCTGTCGTCAGAAGGTAGCAATAACAAATTCCAttagtcttcagtagatagtaagaatAAATTACATGATTGCCGTTTTCAgcagataacaataataatttacataatgaCTTTTCAGGATATAGCAATAacaaattacataattgctgttttcagtagatcGCAATAAGTTACATAATTGATGTTTTCAGAAGATAGTAATAACAATATCAACACATAGCAATAATAAAGTACTTGTtgttatcagtagatagtaatgttgtgacgataattcagtcaataattgattattgatcatagtGCGGAAAGCTatgataaccattcatcaagtgaacgtttttatatccgagtctgtgcatcaattgcactgagtgaagcAAAGATTTGTTTCTCCGTTAATAAAGTCTTCCTTGCTAGCCCTGCGACTGATGAAGACCTACTCAACGTTGGTTCATGATGAATAGTTagactggtaacatgatgacgattataatgtcatcatgtcttgcacgtgaatcatattcaattatacttattgcgatgtaactctggtaagactcATTATTAAAtcacaaacattttgtattttgctcAGTTTATTTGAGGATGTAAATTCGTAATAAATTATTAAACGTAATGTCTGTTTCATCTTGTTCATTTAGAGATAGTCATTCCTGTTTTCGTTCATtcctcatcccttgggactccaaatctggtacctcgctctccTTTCCCATGGCTAATTCCCCCAATTAAGATTCATAACAGTAATAATAAATGACACATAATTATTGTTCTATTTTAATACAATAAATTCTGtaattgctgtctttagtagatagcaatataagatTTACAAAATGACTGTCTTCAGTTCACACCCCAAATGACATAATATAAGTTGAACATGTTGAGTCAAGAAATTGATAGATAATGCGGGAAtatcaaaatgaataaataaagtgCACGGGTGCCATACATATGTTGGCAATATTATTTAACAACCCGCGAAACATGTGACCATCAAACTTTAAGAACATAAtggcaaaaataaaaatttttataGCCGTTTAGGCATAGGGCTTACTATAATTATAAtactgactttaaaaaaaaacaatttacattttatattttcatattcaCATATTTGCTCAGTTGACGGGGAAGAAGTACTAGAGCCAGAGCACAGGACCCAGAGGGACAGATAAAAGAGGCATAGAGGAAAGAGATAGAAGATGAAAGAAACAGAGACGGAGAGACAAcgaagaagttgattaaaatgaattaaattaaAAGACTGATCTATCTTTGATAAATAAGGGAGTTGGTAAAATAATGTCCCAATCAAATCTTGAAGGATGGTGATGCGCTTGCAAATTGCATTCattttacgaaccgcgaaagacggtgacTGCTAGTTAATTTAAGATGGCCTAATAGTTCACACCCCTAAtgccataataattaatatttactgtcttcagtagatagcaaatgacccCTGATCCCAACTGACCTGtctgaggtaggcctactgtcttCAGTAGCACAGTgtgcttcagtagatagcaagtaaatgaCCCCTAACCCCAAATGGTCTCTGACCCCACATCCGGACTCCATAGTGACCCAGAATTATTCAAATCTCAAATGACaaaatataggcctgtgatgcaatcaagcaaaatcagtcggaactcggcaatcctagttttgagataCGGACCAAATAATGTATGTAGGGGTGGGAAAATCAAAATTGACTTCTAGCTTCTTTGACATGAAAATATTTGTTGATGAAATTGCGAAGGGAAAATGTAACAAAGGTGACTTTTTTGACCCCCATCGAACATTGTCAAAAATCGTGAAATTGTTCCAAAAGAAGCTCGGATTTAGCGTTTTATTATGCCAAATATCGTAGCCATATCTTAAACCGAAGGTATCGTACATGTATCCTAGATGTGCACAAATGACTCAATTAAAATACTCTAATCTTAAACTTGATTTTCtccgttttctttctttttaaatgaTTGTAACCAAAGGTCGACATGGGGTTTTCACTAATGTGGAGCTTTGAATacgctgaaaatgaaaatgtaagaatCCAAAAATTGACCTGGGCCTACTTCATATTTTGCTTGATCGAAAAgtactatcgtcagtagatagcaataataaattacattAATTACTCATGTTTTTCGGTAGATAACAAAAAGACAAGTTGCATAATTACTGTCTTTAGTATATTATGTCTTTGGTATATAGCAATAAAATTACACAAAatctgttttcagtagatagttataataaataacataattacAGTCTTCaggatataaacatgataaatgttataattactgtcttcattAGATGGTAATAGTCTTTAGTAGGTAGAAATAATAAATTAtgtaaatactatcttcagtagatagcaataataaatttaataattcctgtcttcagtagatagcaataataaattggctgttttcagtagatagtaataacaaattacataattgtcttcagtagatagtaataattaatttgataaaattcTTCAGTATATACATACTAAACTAAATTATATAGGCTAATtaccgtcttcagtagatagtaataataaattacacaataccatcttcagtagatagcaacaataaatcaaataatCCTGTCTTcatatataacataattattgttatactgacattttgggaataagcttttttcgtggatatctactgaaaatgtcataaaaatggatgacatttgacccaatAAATGGAACACTTACCACACTTGTAGTCCTCCTTAATAAACATTGGTTTTTAATAAATGCTGTCAACACTTGTGCCTGGTATTTAATTATGTAGAAATAAACATGCATTCTTTGCCAGTCTACAATTGTTAACATTGACCCCAAATGAAccttaaatgacctttaaccctaacTTACGGTTATCGCTGAAAAGTAGAAACCCCCGGGATCATGCCACTGAAGTTATATCATTCAGCATTAATATCAATTACATTCTGTGCCCAAAGGAGCATttttaacatgttgaaaatttatcACTAGTTAGTAAGTGCCTCCTGAACATTTGCCAGTCATCTTcagcaacacacacacacacacacccccacacacaaaattgTACTAATATCTGGGTTTTCCCCACCCATTATTTTGTACCAATTAACCCTTAGAGGGAACAATCACCCTCATCAATCATCATTAAGTTAATTTCATTTGTCTTGATTGTGTTTTCATATTTTCACTCTAATCAATATAGATATAAGGAAGCCTGTCCAATACAACTTGGACCTGAATCATATGGGATACCATGAACAGCCAGTACCAACTATTCCTGTACATGTTGATGTAAGTTCAGATGTAAACTATTtctaatatgatatttattactCCTCTCTCTTTCTTTAATGTAAATGCATTCCCCAATATGTTCACACCAGATTTTAAAGGTCATTGGGttccaaaaatgaagaaaacaaaacaacaacaaaagtaaCAACAAAACATACTCATTAATGTTATTCTAATTAATATGAACTACTAAATACAACCTTGGGTCGTATTCAGTTTTGAATTATAagaacaaatattacaaaaatgcCCAAATTTCAACAAATACAAAAACCTAAATGTATGACACAGATGTTCATAATGTGAATGAACACATGTAAGTCACTGGTTTGTGGTTTCAATCCTTTATCAGCGTAATTTCCTTTAACTTTTTACtgctttaaagcaatattgtacaatattataACACTTCCTTAAAAATGAACATTTATTTTTTCTCACTAAACTTTCGCGCTGTCAGATGTACatgtccacttttaattttgagccaaaatgaGAGGAAAAGCAAAGTAAATAGCCATTTAATTCCAGCATTAAATTATTTAATCACCAAACAGTCTATCTGTCTGTCATGACAGAGGTTGATTGACTTGATGTGTTTTGAACATATATACTCATAAGTTCTACTAATATTTTAATggaattaattttaacaaaatcctccaatttttcagaattgggggccaaatgtcTCAATTCCCTGCTCAAAAATTTGCAGGACCTAGGACTACATAatgttgaccccaaaataaaaacataaaagcGAGGGGGGAagaccaaaatatgaattttccacaattttatttgtttattttttactacttttatcAAAACTGCTATTGCATTACAGAGCTACTATGCTTCATGTAAATGTTTAATGTGCATTGTTGGTTGAATGTGATGTCATACATTTCCCCAAATGGGTGTATTCTGACTGGCAAATGTAGGGGCCATGCATCCCCCTCCCATTTTGCGTAAGCCACTGGCATCCTCCGCAGCAAATGTAACAATATTGCTTTACAATTGAGCAACTTTTCCTGGTATTACAATTACTAGAGATATATTCAAATGTAACCACGTCTCTTTATAACTGCTTTGACTTCTTTCTTCTTCCTCAGAATAAGTTGAGCAAAACACAGCAATGGGTGCAGAAGCAACCACACCAATGGGCACAGAAGCAAGGACACTTACGACACAATCTTCAGCATCAGTGTTCTTCTCTTGGACTGGGAAACCGTATCACTCCAGCATGGGtcacgaaaaataagaaaaaacttAAACACATTTTAGTTTCTGATAAACATAAagctttgtattgttttgtaccaAAAGTTGCTTGCACAAATTGGAAAGAGGTATTCCTTGTCATGAATGGCATGGCCAAACAGAAAAATGTACAACAGTTAACTCCTAAAGCAGTGCATATAAAAGTAGATAACGCAAAATGGTCCTTAGCTAAAATGTCTACACCAAATGTTCTGCACCGCTTATCAACTTACAAGTCATTTTTATTTGTTCGGAATCCGTTCACTAGAGTTTTGTCAGCTTACCGAGATAAGCTTGATTACGGAACGACTGGATGGGTCAGACAGATGTTTGCAAAGACAATAAAAACAAAGTATGGTAAACATACAAATTTGAATAAAAGACAACATTATGCTCCCAAAGATGGCTATAATGTTACTTTCAAAGAATTTGTACAATTCTTAGGGGATCCGTCTCACAGTATGACTAATTTTGCCGAAGACCATTGGATGCCTATACTTGACATTTGCTATCCTTGCAGTGTGCAATATGACTTTATTGGGAAGTTTGAAACGCTCCAGACCGATGCAGAAAATATTCTTGAACAGATTGGAGCATCACACTTAGCGGATTTAGTACTAGGGCAGGTACACCACCCAACGAATAGTTCCGAACAGAGTCAGATGAAAGCTTATTTCCAACAGCTTACAAAGACAGATATTGATGGGTTGCTATGGCGATATGAGAAAGATTTGAAGTTATTTGATTATGATGAAGAAATACCAATTTATTGAATAATATTTTGATGCAATATTTATTCACACTATGATTACCTTAAAGGtgacaatatgtgacatgatcaaggggaatgagtcacatgtcggcaatttttagaagttttttacatcattttctggcagtttatatgaatgctacattttgatgcaaaccccatcaaaatcggacatctggtcactgtgttatgagcaatttatcaatggctaaaaacaatataaaacaaaataatttgaacactgtttttgccaatatctcaaaaacaatattagtgacatccgactcattccacttgatcatgtcacattaaaTAAAACCCCAATCAAAGCTTATCATATGAGCCATGGGTGTCACATCCCGGGGAACGGAGGATGTATCCCCTCACCTTTCAGCAAAATGAccaattttgttcttttcagccaattTTTAACAATTCTGGCCGTTTGTCCCCCAACATTTGAAGTCGGATTAGTGCTTATCATATGAGCAGATTCATTGATGTGGAGAACTAAAAGAGCAAATGTTTGTCACAACAGGGAATCGCACATGGGACTAGTTTTGGAAATAAGTCAAAATGTTCAAGGGGCATTTGGCCTTTTTGTACAGGTCCACActcaaattttaaattaaaaaaaaatatgtttcaaaaAGTGCATCTTATTTTAAGATATAAGACTCAGAGTTCAACAAATATATAGAAGCTTAAATTTTTGAAAAGGATTAATGTTGAAGTCAAAAACAAATTCATCTAGACTTTGGCATAAAAATTTCACGGGCTTGTAGGGTGGTGTATAGGCAGGCCATAATTTTCAATGGCTTTGATTCGAGCCTGCCTGTCTTATTTCCAAAACTGTGTAGGGCTATATACTGGCCTTAaattgggctcttccatttaaaatccacactacccctgtggcagatttaggaaatatcttccacaagggaagTATAAATTTTAAATAGAAATAACACATGCATAAGCGGCTCAATTTtaaactcacactccctcagaGGAAGATttaaggttgaatctttctcaagagggtgtatgaaattcaaatggagctgcctaatgtgctcattcacccctgtggcagatatttccaaactattccacaggggtagtgtggatttacaatggaatagcccattgcttaaCTGCACACCAGTGGCAGGATGCTTTGATGTCAGGTGAGAAAGATTACCAAAGTAGCATCCATCAGATTGGTGACAATTACAGATTAACAGTAATTTTTATAATTGGTGAGTAATTTGTTAGAACAGCATTTTCACAACTAATAGACATTAtcaaaacattttctgacaaaacATATGTTGAGATCTGCTTTTATTGAGACACTGTGTCACCTAAGCTTCATCACAAGCCATACCTTAAATCAAGCTCTAACATAGTACATATTGAAGttcaaaatatacatttaaaatatacctttatcaaataaacattttataTGGGATACAATGTTCAAATAGAGGTTTCCTTTCTTGGTTTATTATCTGTAGttataatatgttttaaaaataaaatgatcaatttacaTGATTATAACTAACTTTGTGAATATTCTGAGTCATCCAAGTAGATAAACATAATGAAATGAATATTGAATCTGTTCATCATCAGGCTCACTGATCAGATGATGGACCATTGACCTGCgacacacttgatggtatgatGTCACAGGAAAGTCGCAGGGGTAGCTTTCTGATTGCAGTGTCATAGTTCCTTAAAAGCTTGTGGCAACTGTTGTGTTCTATTGGGGATATTATGTCTTGATTCAGACATTTATTCAAAATTACTCTGTTGTCCTACAAGTACAATGAATCTGATTAATTCCAATTGGGTATAGGTTGGAACATGTGTACATGTAAgcattacaaatataccaaaaagtCAGGTTTTCCATATTCATTTTAAAACATCGTAACATT includes the following:
- the LOC140155257 gene encoding carbohydrate sulfotransferase 11-like, with amino-acid sequence MNLYRQSKYANHLSAADDRNNVGSRFSTKRLLRQRNFRICAVTALIIMLMLPGNIYLLTTIYIRKPVQYNLDLNHMGYHEQPVPTIPVHVDNKLSKTQQWVQKQPHQWAQKQGHLRHNLQHQCSSLGLGNRITPAWVTKNKKKLKHILVSDKHKALYCFVPKVACTNWKEVFLVMNGMAKQKNVQQLTPKAVHIKVDNAKWSLAKMSTPNVLHRLSTYKSFLFVRNPFTRVLSAYRDKLDYGTTGWVRQMFAKTIKTKYGKHTNLNKRQHYAPKDGYNVTFKEFVQFLGDPSHSMTNFAEDHWMPILDICYPCSVQYDFIGKFETLQTDAENILEQIGASHLADLVLGQVHHPTNSSEQSQMKAYFQQLTKTDIDGLLWRYEKDLKLFDYDEEIPIY